The following are encoded in a window of Magnolia sinica isolate HGM2019 chromosome 11, MsV1, whole genome shotgun sequence genomic DNA:
- the LOC131219417 gene encoding squamosa promoter-binding-like protein 6, which yields MDSWCYGSEGKGGFMLSDEMVPTTDSISRTRKVFTGWDFKGPSNYQNAVPVDNQGFMELGFPGNVRKSLLDDPISGFSSSKTSNGRVASSSHLVSPNAFFGEVSVIDSNSRDSSLIDLKLGRLADSRDGMTGKSSKEVRALSSIVSPMPVTKRARSGSLNGHTPFCQVHGCNMDLSSSKDYHKRHRVCEIHSKTAKVIVNGIEQRFCQQCSRFHLLAEFDDGKRSCRKRLAGHNERRRKPQIDNHSGRTGKLLPSYHGSRYLGPSYPARASFICQDIFPNGILREVKSENSNWCRHVKLEDDAIYNNSQQPIPVMNSHMFPKSFHPPLHGVNTAPGSMYYENSSNRYMQDFTGSHSIPRLPFHNAASSGSEEFSAFDTSLTVHGLSGVPHSSCALSLLSSQSQNSSTNNPGIPMARPLIVQGGSAHYNVGPFPDKLMVAVSSQASTSVASNRFSSSGKNSMEEEHMGAVLVSDASNAVDFEGQADGLFQGSDFMSAKDPISREHGHTVDLLQLSSQLQGVENQRHPVQVKRENEIFCYLPIT from the exons ATGGACTCTTGGTGCTATGGTTCCGAAGGCAAGGGAGGTTTCATGTTATCTGATGAAATGGTTCCCACTACTGATTCTATTTCAAGAACTAGAAAAGTGTTTACTGGTTGGGACTTCAAAGGTCCTAGCAATTACCAAAATGCTGTGCCGGTGGACAACCAAGGATTCATGGAACTAGGTTTTCCAGGCAACGTAAGAAAATCACTTCTTGATGACCCAATTAGTGGGTTTTCAAGTAGTAAGACCAGTAATGGAAGAGTGGCTTCTTCTTCTCATTTGGTTAGCCCGAATGCGTTTTTTGGAGAGGTCTCCGTAATTGATTCTAATAGTCGGGATTCGTCGCTCATTGACTTGAAGCTAGGGAGGTTAGCTGATTCTAGAGATGGCATGACTGGTAAATCCTCAAAAGAGGTAAGGGCATTGTCATCAATTGTGTCGCCAATGCCAGTGACGAAGAGAGCTCGCTCGGGGAGTTTGAATGGTCACACTCCTTTTTGCCAAGTTCATGGATGCAATATGGATCTTAGCTCCTCGAAGGATTACCACAAGCGACATAGAGTCTGTGAGATTCACTCGAAGACCGCAAAAGTtattgtcaatggcatcgaacagagGTTCTGTCAACAATGTAGTAG ATTTCATTTGCTGGCAGAATTTGATGATGGTAAGCGTAGTTGTCGTAAACGCCTTGCTGGCCATAATGAACGAAGGAGGAAACCTCAGATTGATAATCACTCTGGAAGAACTGGAAAGCTGCTTCCATCATACCATG GTAGCAGATATCTGGGGCCCTCCTACCCGGCCAGGGCATCTTTCATCTGCCAGGATATATTTCCAAATGGCATTTTACGAGAAGTAAAATCTGAAAATAGTAACTGGTGCAGGCACGTAAAATTAGAAGACGATGCAATTTATAACAACTCTCAGCAACCCATACCCGTCATGAATAGCCATATGTTTCCGAAGTCCTTCCACCCTCCCTTGCATGGCGTCAATACTGCACCAGGGAGCATGTACTATGAAAATAGTAGCAACAGATACATGCAGGATTTCACTGGTTCACATTCCATTCCACGGTTACCGTTCCACAATGCTGCCTCATCGGGGAGCGAGGAATTCTCCGCCTTCGATACGTCGTTGACTGTCCATGGTTTGTCCGGGGTCCCACACTCCAGTTGTGCTCTCTCTCTTCTGTCATCTCAATCACAGAACTCATCAACGAATAATCCAGGGATCCCGATGGCCCGTCCGCTGATTGTTCAAGGTGGGTCTGCTCACTACAATGTGGGCCCATTCCCCGACAAGCTTATGGTGGCAGTGAGCTCACAGGCTTCGACGAGCGTGGCTTCAAATCGGTTCTCTTCGTCTGGGAAGAACTCTATGGAGGAGGAACACATGGGGGCTGTACTTGTTTCCGATGCCAGTAATGCAGTTGATTTTGAAGGTCAGGCAGATGGGCTTTTTCAAGGCTCCGATTTCATGAGTGCAAAGGATCCAATATCTCGTGAGCATGGACATACAGTCGATTTACTTCAGCTGTCATCGCAGCTTCAGGGTGTGGAGAATCAAAGGCATCCAGTGCAGGTGAAGCGGGAAAATGAGATCTTCTGCTACCTTCCTATCACTTAG